A single window of Lutzomyia longipalpis isolate SR_M1_2022 chromosome 1, ASM2433408v1 DNA harbors:
- the LOC129786404 gene encoding E3 ubiquitin-protein ligase hyd isoform X6, with protein MSSLHFVVHPLPGTEDQLNDRIREVADKINKYGSPTPAALASLKVPVKQVVIGPSHLGLLLEDGRAFRVAFSVIPERLDLSKQEPTKNNGGSSGITNNSSSGSKSSPGTSRQLARSRARIMRTASVRGGSGSRSTGVIIGGGSSGRSMVTVPPTFVPEELISQAQMVLQGKSRNVIIRELQRTNLDVNLAVNNLLSRDDEEGEDTEEGGENYVPEDLISLLDNGFHTDSSIIIDADASFSEEIFGYSSIRNLLYSRVRNERNQSSSSGPNAEGGGSSRSGSAAGGASSSAGGGGGSGSGTGAAGTSGTGGSSSGVASADRDSFSRWRDRHYFGPRRWFHTAREESAWDKEAETKKKEVASGLPLWISDELEAWPEKDTAPRFTQISCLHSEFIGVTAKGELHQWRWGDQDPYRNLENPNIHHPKTLSLNLIFEKVIHISATSIRCTIGTESNRVATWMDELLGHAGSKLEHGPVALPELAMDKIVSLHTCTLYTVARTDTGNLFWWGVLPYGQRKRLWDKYKAKTKKPVRNSSNMPEVTVGAQVCMKNSPMYMPGAIGFTISNGVPKVGQLLNAAWEFADTCRFKLVAVPQQPTNSGNATGILTSNELKDLPKSSGSGVNQAQSSSSNSSSKSGNNPKETADRMDMPPPPSPASSTCSDTGSVTSHKRQKRMAPKEDTDNKKDEELWTLRDVVFVEDVKTVPVGRVVKIDGAYAAIELPSSNSTESKEEGDVWTNCRLMKKEDLQVMKSTNTSRGPDCFQKIPRRIVLSTQQQGNGSQLLTLAVDSKGIHAIMKTGTKLHYSLFNLNTGRQEQDSVFPSDINSFLGISPRNVSLTCASECSESVLLLRDGNSTIYPLAKDCMDAIRDPQWLDFPPIKCVTASSLTLPSVGVNMKSQVAVIVMVPDRQILMPRILRCDFKGVKSILTQLENGELKAQVSNILAERCDGNRNIIHACVSMCSPSSNKDNDQDISASGSGLECINIISNSFAGCRSVGLRDIMRRTTHRDMDTSTNNSGLQAGSEDSNFMPVTFWPPEYDPNSGDEDSLSGLNATSNQSKGATYISDASERRENAIPSLALMCSSPALQPHLKHLLSGKDAQGQTPFMLAVSTRAYQAGKILFDMIMQLSNGDATLRDSMIFPSGSNPDQSPLYVLCCNDTCSFTWTGADHINQDIFECRTCGLVGSLCCCTECAKVCHKGHDCKLKRTSPTAYCDCWEKCKCKALIAGNQTKRFELLCKLATDTDLVTRFNSRGESILLFLIQTVGRQLAEQSQYRSSSRVRNPASSNSRKTPSMDVDTDMPEHNLEPPRFAKKAVDRLLMDWAAVRAMIMTGVEQKQETNPNSTAPAASSRSVGQTIYDEPENQSLYLQSQSGTNLLDKFTHSLFVCCNHEPLDTLLMTLVRELQNDRIPGRVEDAQKVARRFIRSVVRVFVIFSIERVPVSDKQKIPQSQNRNIMTCRRVFQSLIKISIEELCETADALIAPVRSGVVRPTAPFTLSPSSTDSSDDVFSVEPLAPPTARHSSAMSASTAVSRIDSEQQPGYMSRINVRLRDIDDQNDGDAIGQDDGEISEQDEVMERDSRSNVRPNNANMEEEAQDALVRNEEAVQEGESDNEFNFAEAETESDSDDNQSTQDAQRSVQTGATAGSDTGFFSRIIIHDDPDDSGESSQPDDDGSEDGETDEHSQEDFTYTLGEEQLERRTTSSGNQRNNLAPQSMQWAIRNRDSNRSSGVRLAAGGSNLVFIDPTALRRSTAASATQDPHPGGTTASCLARAFGSVVRQISELLNTPPDCIQQTPPMQQVLNFTYQDTMKLQKYIETRLKSTWDWILTVMDATEAQLKFGASLTNSADPSHPLHPLHPPHHPTTSSSGSSSMGVSGLGNDSQPSRREFLTYCLSLMRAHSSEHRDSLPVLDITALRHIAYVLDAIIFYMRSATEHDLERNDSGGWNDQDENDNEETEDELSSSLGVETDSVDDDLAPSLGRRHGFFQRSDSTLCLGCPAPDPFNTPMAEALPLADQPQLLQPNARREDMFSMPKHQITVPTVANEQPGVNSPLEVPPTRLGLSSVGISTSPASPGYVELISDIIPSDEIIAEESMSQQELSKSGDAEKMDSDVSENASIVPIAGPSKETTSQVPEAPAEFPSNVYVHLKKRKYYDHFATEEVKQQTDEEPQDLSCSKESIAKMDVDTDNDVVSDSDSESGTVQKMPEESQDQSSSSASSSIRPQIIVTPRKVAAAIESVTASVLAKNKKTNLAECVSEVPITLLPTSFSVFDIQGTSSGAGASGSGAGTSSCGSPSKSVIVRAGSSACSNSNEVLQQPDPMETQEISAHVTVETTPSVQPQMHHELPPRGLYFRSSVASQPITSDLLLGRWRLSLDLFSRVFMEDVGLEPGSIVCELGGFPVKEARFRRTMEKLRNSQQKDLILPKMERNRASLLIQTFKELNTQFGNQTRRSHPPLIFNRVKVTFNNEPGEGSGVARSFYTSLAEAILANEKLPNLEAAQVGPSKYTVPFGSMLRHRGVTGSSARDAVPTSAASQATAARRVFSNKSLWRPGRETRKTLNYDARPYTPLSAIGGAGSSSAGGSSGGNAAGGSGSSGSTATDITVQMGERLYPRVYALHPNHAAKITGMLLELPPTQLLMLVSSEETLRQKANEAMDVIIYRQRLEPETGGGSSSSANLGESSASGGGSGQTSGGNFSPSKKMNPIVVLEECQLDDSAPLFYSPGKRGFYTPRQGCATYERINAFRNIGRLIGLCLLQNELCPMFLQRHVLKYILGRPIRFHDLAFFDPVIYESLRHLIKDSQSKNGVSILNSLELNFVIDLCPEEGGGSVELVPGGRDLQVNETNVYDYVRKYAEFRMLKAQEKALDAMRHGVYDVLPEYAFDRLTAEDLRLLLNGVGDIHVGTLISYTNFNDESNENSDKLLKFKRWLWSIVEKMSPLEKQDLVYFWTGSPALPASEEGFQPMPSVNIRPADDTHLPTANTCISRLYIPLYSSKAILRHKLLLAIKTKNFGFV; from the exons ATGTCTTCGTTGCATTTTGTGGTCCATCCTTTGCCAGGCACGGAAGATCAGCTCAATGATAG AATTCGTGAGGTGGCAgacaaaatcaataaatacgGATCCCCAACTCCGGCTGCCCTTGCATCCCTCAAAGTTCCCGTGAAGCAGGTTGTAATTGGACCGTCGCATCTGGGTTTGCTCCTTGAGGATGGGAGGGCCTTCCGGGTGGCATTTTCCGTCATACCCGAACGCTTGGACTTGAGCAAGCAGGAACCGACAAAGAA cAATGGTGGCAGTAGCGGCATCACCAACAACTCATCGAGCGGCTCCAAGAGTTCACCCGGGACATCGAGGCAGTTGGCCCGATCACGGGCACGCATCATGCGTACCGCATCCGTCAGGGGTGGCAGCGGCTCCCGCAGCACCGGTGTCATCATCGGCGGTGGATCATCCGGGCGCTCAATGGTCACCGTACCACCGACCTTTGTACCCGAGGAACTCATCTCTCAGGCACAAATGGTGTTACAGGGAAAGAGTCGCAACGTCATCATCCGGGAATTGCAG cGTACGAATTTGGATGTGAATCTTGCTGTAAATAATTTACTATCGCGTGACGATGAGGAGGGTGAAGATACGGAGGAAGGTGGTGAGAACTATGTCCCTGAGGATTTGATATCCCTCCTCGATAATGGATTTCACACGGACAGCAGCATAATCATCGATGCGGATGCGTCGTTTTCTGAAGAAATCTTCGGTTATTCGAGTATACGCAA CTTGTTATACAGTCGTGTTCGCAACGAGAGGAATCAGAGCAGCAGCAGCGGCCCCAATGCCGAGGGTGGTGGTAGCTCTCGGTCGGGCAGTGCAGCCGGCGGGGCGAGCAGCAGTGCCGGCGGCGGGGGCGGCAGTGGCTCTGGCACGGGTGCTGCTGGAACATCGGGCACTGGGGGATCAAGTAGTGGTGTTGCGTCAGCTGATCGTGATTCATTCAGTCGCTGGCGCGATCGGCACTACTTTGGTCCAAGACGGTGGTTCCATACGGCACGCGAAGAGTCAGCCTGGGATAAGGAAGCTG AAACaaagaagaaggaagtcgCCTCGGGATTGCCGCTTTGGATTTCAGATGAATTGGAAGCATGGCCGGAGAAGGATACAGCTCCCCGATTCACACAGATTTCCTGTCTTCATTCGGAATTTATTGGGGTGACGGCCAAGGGGGAGCTTCATCAGTGGAGATGGGGAGATCAGGATCCCTACAGGAATTTAGAG aatccAAATATCCATCATCCCAAGACATTGAGTCTCAATTTGATCTTTGAGAAAGTCATCCACATCTCTGCCACGTCAATTCGCTGCACAATCGGGACAGAGAGTAATCGCGTAGCAACGTGGATGGATGAATTGCTAGGACATGCTGGGAGTAAGCTAGAGCATGGGCCTGTTGCTCTCCCTGAATTAGCAATGGATAAAATTGTCTCCCTGCACACGTGCACGCTGTACACAGTGGCACGAACGGACACTGGGAATCTCTTCTGGTGGGGTGTCCTACCCTATGGGCAGCGCAAGAGATTGTGGGATAAATACAAGGCAAAGACAAAGAAACCCGTGCGGAATAGCTCAAATATGCCAGAGGTAACTGTGGGGGCGCAGGTTTGCATGAAGAACTCCCCAATGTACATGCCGGGAGCCATTGGATTCACCATTTCCAATGGAGTGCCAAAAGTGGGGCAACTGCTCAATGCTGCGTGGGAATTCGCCGATACGTGCCGTTTTAAATTGGTCGCTGTACCCCAGCAGCCGACCAATTCGGGGAATGCAACGGGAATTCTCACGTCGAATGAGTTGAAGGATTTACCCAAGTCGAGTGGAAGTGGTGTGAATCAGGCACAGAGCTCCAGCAGCAATTCATCGTCTAAATCGGGAAATAATCCGAAGGAGACTGCCGATCGTATGGATATGCCACCACCACCGTCTCCGGCATCGAGTACGTGCAGTGATACAGGAAGCGTAACGTCGCACAAGAGGCAGAAGCGTATGGCACCGAAGGAGGATACGGACAACAAGAAGGATGAGGAATTGTGGACACTGCGTGATGTGGTCTTTGTTGAGGACGTAAAGACCGTTCCCGTGGGCCGTGTTGTGAAAATTGATGGAGCATATGCGGCCATTGAGTTGCCAAGTAGCAATAGCACAGAGTCCAAGGAGGAAGGAGATGTCTGGACAAATTGTCGGCTAATGAAGAAGGAGGATTTGCAGGTGATGAAGTCAACTAACACATCAAGGGGACCCGATTGCTTCCAGAAAATTCCCCGAAGAATTGTTTTGTCCACCCAGCAGCAGGGCAATGGCTCGCAACTCCTTACCCTGGCTGTGGATTCAAAGGGAATACATGCCATCATGAAGACAGGCACAAAGCTACATTATTCCCTATTTAATCTCAATACAGGACGACAGGAGCAGGATAGTGTCTTTCCGAGTGACATTAATTCCTTCCTTGGTATTTCACCGCGTAATGTCTCCTTGACGTGCGCCTCTGAGTGTTCGGAGAGTGTCTTGTTGCTACGCGATGGCAACAGCACAATCTATCCCCTGGCGAAGGACTGCATGGATGCCATACGGGATCCACAGTGGTTGGACTTTCCGCCAATAAAATGCGTCACGGCGTCATCGCTCACCCTCCCATCGGTTGGGGTGAATATGAAATCTCAAGTTGCGGTGATTGTGATGGTACCAGATAGGCAGATTCTTATGCCACGAATTCTCAGGTGCGACTTCAAGGGGGTCAAGTCGATACTCACGCAGCTGGAGAATGGCGAATTGAAGGCTCAGGTGAGCAATATTCTCGCAGAGCGATGCGACGGTAATAGGAATATCATTCATGCTTGCGTCAGCATGTGCTCTCCGTCATCCAATAAGGACAATGATCAGGACATTTCAGCCAGTGGCTCAGGGCTGGAATGCATCAATATCATTTCGAATTCCTTTGCCGGCTGCCGTTCTGTTGGGCTGCGTGACATAATGCGCCGTACAACGCATCGTGATATGGATACATCGACAAACAATAGCGGATTGCAAGCTGGCAGTGAGGATAGCAATTTTATGCCTGTCACCTTCTGGCCACCGGAGTATGATCCGAATTCCGGGGATGAGGATAGCCTCTCGGGATTGAATGCCACGTCCAATCAATCCAAGGGAGCCACGTATATTTCAGATGCAAGTGAAAGGCGTGAAAATGCAATCCCCTCATTGGCATTAATGTGCTCAAGTCCAGCCCTACAGCCACATCTGAAACACCTACTCAGTGGAAAAGATGCTCAGGGACAGACACCATTTATGCTGGCTGTCTCCACACGAGCCTACCAAGCGGGGAAGATTCTTTTTGACATGATTATGCAACTATCCAATGGTGATGCAACGCTGAGGGATTCAATGATCTTCCCATCGGGCTCAAATCCCGATCAATCTCCTCTGTACGTGCTTTGCTGCAACGATACGTGCTCATTCACATGGACAGGAGCTGATCATATCAATCAGGATATCTTTGAGTGTCGCACATGTGGACTCGTTGGGTCTCTCTGTTGTTGCACTGAATGCGCCAAAGTCTGCCACAAAGGGCACGATTGTAAGCTCAAACGTACCTCCCCGACTGCTTACTGCGACTGCTGGGAGAAGTGTAAATGCAAAGCACTAATTGCAGGGAATCAGACAAAGCGCTTTGAGCTTCTTTGCAAGTTGGCCACAGATACGGATCTTGTGACACGTTTCAATTCACGCGGGGAATCAATCCTGCTCTTCCTCATTCAGACTGTTGGACGTCAATTGGCTGAACAGAGTCAGTATCGTTCGAGTTCACGTGTCCGTAATCCAGCATCGAGTAATTCACGCAAAACCCCATCAATGGATGTTGATACGGATATGCCGGAACACAATTTGGAGCCACCGAGATTTGCAAAGAAAGCCGTGGATCGCCTTCTGATGGATTGGGCTGCTGTCCGAGCGATGATTATGACGGGGGTGGAGCAAAAGCAGGAAACTAACCCAAATTCCACGGCACCAGCTGCTTCATCACGTTCAGTCGGGCAGACAATCTACGATGAACCGGAAAATCAATCGCTCTATCTTCAGTCACAGAGTGGGACGAATCTTCTGGATAAATTCACGCACAGTCTCTTTGTTTGCTGCAATCACGAGCCATTAGATACGCTGCTGATGACACTTGTGCGTGAATTGCAGAATGATCGCATCCCGGGGCGCGTTGAGGATGCCCAAAAGGTTGCCAGACGCTTCATTCGGTCCGTTGTGAGGGTGTTTGTCATCTTTAGCATTGAACGTGTACCGGTGTCGGATAAGCAGAAGATACCGCAATCACAGAATCGCAATATAATGACGTGCCGCAGGGTTTTCCAGTCGCTGATTAAGATTTCCATTGAGGAATTGTGCGAGACTGCGGATGCCCTAATTGCACCTGTTAGATCAGGGGTTGTTCGCCCCACAGCTCCTTTCACATTGTCGCCCAGCAGTACAGAT agtTCTGACGATGTGTTTTCGGTGGAACCACTTGCACCACCAACTGCACGACACAGCAGTGCAATGTCAGCATCAACAGCTGTTTCGCGGATTGACAGTGAACAACAACCGGGCTACATGTCTCGCATTAATGTCCGTTTGAGGGATATTGATGATCAAAATGACGGAGATG CCATTGGGCAGGATGATGGAGAGATTTCGGAGCAGGATGAAGTAATGGAGCGCGATAGTCGTTCCAATGTTCGTCCGAATAATGCAAATATGGAAGAAGAGGCACAAGATGCTCTTGTGAGGAATGAAGAGGCTGTTCAGGAGGGTGAGAGTgacaatgaatttaattttgccgAAGCAGAGACGGAGAGTGATTCAGATGATAACCAGAGTACTCAAGATGCTCAAAGGAGTGTCCAGACGGGAGCCACAGCTGGATCCGATAcag GTTTCTTTTCACGCATCATCATTCATGACGATCCAGATGATTCTGGGGAATCGAGTCAACCAGATGACGATGGCTCTGAGGATGGAGAGACAGATGAACACTCTCAGGAGGACTTTACGTACACATTGGGCGAAGAGCAGCTGGAACGTCGAACAACATCATCGGGGAATCAGAGGAATAATCTTGCGCCACAGAGTATGCAATGGGCAATAAGGAATCGAGATTCAAATCGTTCCTCGGGCGTACGATTGGCAGCTGGTGGATCCAATCTTGTCTTTATTGATCCAACAGCTCTGAGGAGATCCACAGCAGCGAGTGCAACGCAAGATCCGCATCCGGGTGGGACAACAGCCAGTTGCTTGGCACGAGCATTTGGAAGTGTTGTCCGGCAAATTTCAGAACTACTAAATACCCCACCGGATTGCATTCAGCAAACACCACCAATGCAGCAAGTGTTGAATTTCACGTATCAAGACACGATGAAGTTGCAAAAGTACATTGAGACACGACTCAAGTCCACGTGGGATTGGATACTCACCGTAATGGATGCCACGGAGGCACAATTGAAGTTTGGGGCATCATTGACAAATTCAGCTGATCCCTCGCATCCGCTGCATCCCCTACATCCACCCCATCATCCCACAACGAGTAGCAGTGGGAGCAGTTCGATGGGTGTTAGTGGACTTGGGAATGATTCTCAACCATCTCGCAGGGAATTCCTCACCTATTGCTTGTCCCTTATGCGGGCACATAGCTCTGAGCATCGGGATTCCCTGCCTGTGTTGGATATAACAGCCCTACGCCATATAGCCTATGTCCTCGATGCCATTATCTTCTACATGCGTTCAGCCACGGAGCATGATTTGGAGAGGAATGATAGTGGTGGGTGGAATGATCAAGATGAGAATGACAATGAGGAGACAGAAGATGAGTTGTCGTCGTCACTTGGTGTGGAAACGGATTCAGTTGATGATGATCTCGCACCATCACTTGGGCGTCGTCATGGCTTCTTCCAGCGCTCCGATTCAACACTCTGTCTTGGTTGCCCGGCTCCGGATCCATTTAACACCCCAATGGCTGAAGCTCTTCCGCTGGCAGATCAGCCACAACTCCTACAGCCCAATGCAAGACGCGAGGATATGTTCTCAATGCCCAAGCATCAAATTACAGTTCCTACAGTGGCCAATGAGCAGCCGGGTGTTAATTCACCCCTCGAAGTACCACCAACACGGCTGGGACTCTCATCTGTGGGCATCAGCACAAGTCCCGCGTCTCCGGGCTATGTGGAATTGATCTCAGACATTATTCCGTCGGATGAAATTATTGCCGAAGAATCAATGAGTCAGCAGGAATTGTCCAAATCTGGTGATGCGGAAAAAATGGACAGCGATGTGAGTGAGAATGCGAGTATCGTACCAATTGCGGGTCCATCGAAGGAGACGACGTCACAGGTGCCGGAAGCACCTGCGGAATTCCCAAGCAATGTTTACGTGCATCTGAAGAAGCGAAAGTACTACGATCACTTTGCCACGGAGGAAGTGAAGCAGCAGACTGATGAGGAACCACAAGACTTATCATGCTCCAAGGAGAGCATTGCAAAGATGGACGTTGATACGGATAATGATGTTGTGAGTGATTCAGATTCCGAATCGGGCACTGTGCAGAAGATGCCGGAAGAATCCCAGGATCAATCATCCTCATCGGCTTCATCGTCAATTCGTCCGCAAATTATTGTCACACCGCGCAAAGTAGCAGCTGCCATTGAGTCCGTGACTGCGAGTGTTTTGGcgaagaataagaaaacaaatttagCTGAATGTGTCTCTGAAGTTCCTATCACCCTGCTGCCCACGTCATTCTCCGTTTTTGACATTCAAGGCACTTCCTCAGGGGCAGGAGCATCGGGAAGTGGAGCTGGAACGAGCTCATGTGGCTCCCCATCGAAGAGTGTCATTGTTCGTGCTGGATCATCG GCATGCTCGAATTCAAATGAAGTTCTCCAGCAACCAGATCCAATGGAGACTCAGGAAATTTCAGCTCATGTCACTGTGGAGACAACCCCCTCAGTTCAGCCACAAATGCACCACGAACTCCCACCGAGGGGTCTCTACTTCCGCTCAAGTGTTGCAAGTCAACCAATAACATCGGATCTCCTCCTGGGACGCTGGAGATTGTCACTTGATCTCTTTAGTCGTGTCTTCATGGAGGACGTTGGACTAGAGCCGGGGAGTATTGTGTGCGAACTTGGTGGGTTTCCCGTGAAGGAGGCACGCTTCAGGCGAACCATGGAGAAATTACGGAATAGCCAACAGAAGGATTTGATTTTGCCGAAGATGGAACGAAATAGGGCAAGTCTCCTCATCCAGACATTCAAAGAGCTCAACACGCAGTTTGGCAATCAAACAAGACGTTCACATCCACCGCTCATCTTCAATCGTGTCAAGGTGACGTTCAACAATGAACCGGGTGAGGGTTCTGGCGTGGCACGTAGCTTCTACACATCACTCGCCGAAGCGATACTTGCAAATGAGAAACTCCCGAATTTGGAGGCTGCACAAGTCGGTCCAAGTAAGTATACTGTGCCATTTGGTTCGATGTTGAGACATCGTGGTGTCACAGGATCTTCTGCACGAGATGCAGTTCCAACTTCGGCAGCTTCCCAAGCAACTGCGGCACGGCGTGTCTTCTCCAATAAGTCCCTCTGGCGCCCTGGGCGTGAGACGCGGAAGACGCTGAACTACGATGCGCGCCCGTATACACCGCTTTCGGCAATTGGAGGTGCGGGATCGTCATCAGCTGGTGGCTCCTCTGGGGGTAATGCAGCAGGTGGTTCGGGTTCCAGTGGGTCCACTGCCACAGATATTACCGTTCAAATGGGAGAGCGGCTCTACCCACGCGTGTATGCCCTTCATCCCAATCATGCGGCCAAAATCACAGGGATGCTCCTCGAATTGCCACCAACTCAGCTACTCATGCTCGTGTCATCGGAGGAGACGCTACGGCAGAAGGCCAATGAGGCAATGGATGTAATCATCTACAGGCAGCGTCTTGAGCCAG AAACCGGCGGTGGATCATCAAGCAGCGCTAATTTGGGTGAATCCTCAGCAAGTGGTGGGGGTAGTGGTCAGACTTCTGGGGGTAATTTTTCACCgtcaaagaaaatgaatcccATTGTTGTGCTGGAAGAATGCCAACTTGATGACTCGGCACCGCTTTTCTACTCACCCGGAAAACGTGGCTTCTACACACCACGCCAAGGATGTGCCACATATGAAAGGATAAATGCATTTAGGAACATTGGACG acTTATTGGACTGtgtttgttgcaaaatgaacTCTGTCCGATGTTTCTGCAGCGTCATGTGCTCAAATATATCCTGGGTAGACCGATAAGATTCCACGATCTTGCATTCTTTGATCCGGTCATTTATGAATCCCTTCGACATCTCATTAAGGATTCTCAATCGAAGAATGGGGTATCAATACTAAATAGTTTGGAATTGAACTTTGT CATTGACCTTTGTCCCGAGGAAGGAGGTGGCTCGGTTGAGTTGGTGCCTGGTGGACGGGATTTGCAGGTGAATGAAACAAATGTATACGACTACGTCCGAAAATATGCCGAGTTCCGTATGTTGAAAGCACAAGAGAAGGCTCTCGAT GCAATGCGACACGGTGTTTACGATGTTCTGCCGGAATATGCATTTGATCGTCTAACAGCTGAAGATTTGCGTTTACTTCTCAATGGTGTTGGGGACATTCATGTGGGCACACTCATTTCCTACACGAATTTTAATGATGAATCAAATGAGAATAGTGACAAATTGCTTAAATTCAAACGATGGCTGTGGAGTATTGTGGAGAAGATGAGTCCTCTTGAGAAGCAGGATTTG GTGTACTTCTGGACTGGATCACCAGCTCTACCCGCATCCGAGGAGGGTTTCCAACCAATGCCATCAGTTAACATTCGTCCAGCTGATGACACACATCTCCCAACGGCAAACACATGCATCTCACGCCTCTACATCCCACTCTACTCCAGCAAGGCTATCCTTCGGCACAAGCTCCTTTTGGCAATTAAAACGAAGAATTTTGGATTTGTCTAG